A stretch of the Mustela nigripes isolate SB6536 chromosome X, MUSNIG.SB6536, whole genome shotgun sequence genome encodes the following:
- the MAGEE2 gene encoding melanoma-associated antigen E2, with translation MSLVSQNARRGSAETAADYSDCQGEMQASNASGAPTSMLVPQALQGSHTPISPQGASASQAAQDPNDLEVLIEEQSQRLGALRVHDPLEDRSIALVNFMRMKSQTEGSIQQAEMLEFLREYSDQFPEILRRASAHLDQVFGLNLRVLDPQADIYNLISKRGFQTTDRIAESLDVPKAGLLALVLGHILLNGNRAREASIWDLLLKVDLLGDPQRINNLFGNTRNLLITDFVRMRFLEYWPVYGTNPLEFEFLWGSRAHREITKMEALKFVAEAHDEEPWSWPEEYNKALEADKAKERRQAAGLEFWSEDTMNDKANDLVQLAINVTEELLPIHQDELLAHTGKEFEEVFPNILSRATLILDLFYGFSLIEVDTSEHIYLLVQQPESEEEQMMLDSLGRPPQEYVMPILGLIFLMGNRVKEANIWNMLRRFGVDVGRKHAITCKLMRQRYLECRPLSYSNPVEYELLWGPRAHLETTKMKALEYMARLYRKQPQDWPEQYREAVEDEEARARSEATAMFFFGSM, from the coding sequence ATGTCTCTGGTAAGCCAGAATGCGCGCCGCGGCAGCGCAGAGACCGCTGCAGATTACAGCGACTGCCAGGGTGAGATGCAGGCTAGTAACGCCTCCGGGGCCCCGACCTCCATGCTAGTTCCCCAGGCTCTCCAGGGCTCTCATACGCCAATCAGCCCTCAGGGTGCCAGCGCTTCCCAGGCTGCGCAGGACCCGAACGACCTCGAGGTCCTAATCGAAGAGCAGTCCCAACGTTTGGGGGCGCTCAGGGTCCACGACCCTCTGGAAGACAGGTCGATTGCTTTGGTGAATTTCATGCGAATGAAAAGCCAAACCGAAGGTTCTATCCAGCAGGCAGAGATGCTGGAGTTCCTCAGAGAATACTCAGATCAGTTCCCTGAGATCCTCAGACGAGCCTCAGCTCACCTGGATCAGGTCTTTGGGTTGAACCTGAGGGTTCTTGATCCCCAGGCTGACATTTACAACCTAATCAGCAAACGGGGTTTCCAGACCACTGATCGGATAGCAGAATCCCTGGATGTGCCAAAGGCAGGTCTTCTGGCCTTGGTCCTAGGCCACATCCTCCTGAATGGTAACCGGGCAAGAGAAGCATCCATTTGGGACCTTCTGTTAAAGGTTGATTTGTTGGGTGATCCCCAGAGGATCAACAACCTTTTTGGGAACACAAGGAACCTGCTCATTACTGACTTTGTGCGCATGCGGTTCTTGGAGTACTGGCCAGTGTATGGCACTAATCCCCTTGAATTTGAGTTCTTGTGGGGCTCTAGAGCCCACAGGGAAATCACAAAGATGGAAGCCCTGAAGTTTGTGGCAGAGGCCCATGATGAAGAACCCTGGAGCTGGCCTGAAGAATATAACAAGGCCCTAGAAGCTGacaaagccaaagaaagaagacaggctGCTGGCTTGGAATTCTGGTCAGAGGACACTATGAATGATAAGGCCAATGATTTGGTCCAGTTGGCCATTAATGTCACTGAGGAGTTGCTGCCTATACATCAGGATGAGCTACTGGCTCACACTGGCAAAGAATTTGAGGAAGTGTTCCCAAATATCCTCAGTCGAGCTACTCTAATCCTTGATCTGTTCTATGGGTTCTCTCTGATTGAGGTTGATACCAGTGAGCACATATACCTCCTTGTCCAGCAACCGGAATCAGAAGAAGAGCAAATGATGTTAGACAGCCTGGGGAGACCCCCTCAAGAATATGTGATGCCAATTTTGGGTTTGATCTTCCTGATGGGCAACCGTGTCAAAGAGGCCAACATCTGGAACATGCTTCGAAGATTTGGTGTGGATGTAGGAAGAAAGCATGCCATCACCTGCAAGCTTATGAGACAGCGCTACTTGGAATGCAGGCCACTGTCCTACTCTAATCCAGTTGAATATGAGCTTCTGTGGGGTCCTCGTGCTCACCTTGAAACTACCAAAATGAAAGCCTTGGAGTATATGGCCAGGCTCTACAGAAAGCAACCACAGGACTGGCCAGAGCAATATAGGGAGGCTGTTGAAGATGAGGAAGCCAGAGCCAGATCTGAGGCAACTGCCATGTTCTTTTTTGGCTCCATGTGA